From Cellulophaga lytica DSM 7489, a single genomic window includes:
- a CDS encoding YtxH domain-containing protein: MSNNSNTLLGVLAGTAVGATLGILFAPDKGINTRRKLVDEAVATKESLADSALDLRNTVAATVATNKETLDTKIENLVSDASYKADDVINQLEGKLKELKAKNKKLQKS; this comes from the coding sequence ATGAGCAATAACAGTAACACATTATTAGGAGTATTAGCAGGAACCGCAGTAGGAGCAACATTAGGAATTTTGTTTGCGCCAGACAAAGGAATTAATACCAGAAGAAAATTGGTAGATGAAGCCGTAGCAACAAAAGAATCTCTTGCAGATAGTGCTTTAGATTTAAGAAATACGGTAGCTGCAACAGTAGCAACAAATAAGGAAACGTTAGACACAAAAATTGAAAATTTAGTATCTGACGCTAGTTACAAAGCAGACGATGTAATTAACCAATTAGAAGGTAAATTAAAAGAGCTAAAGGCTAAAAACAAAAAATTACAAAAATCATAA